Proteins from one Mucilaginibacter jinjuensis genomic window:
- a CDS encoding response regulator transcription factor: MKILLIEDEPELLKSIGHYLSQNNFRCDQADNIRLAQAYLEINDYDCIVLDITFPLGSGFDVLKSFDSIGRHCGILIISAKDSLEDKLYGLELGADDYLTKPFHLPELAARLYAIQRRRFFGGNDILKLGELMVNIRDKYAKTQNGVIDLTRKEFDLLMYFISNKEKVVTKQSIVDHLWGEHASMTDNHDLIYVHIKNLRKKLVEKGCPDYISGVYGVGYRFSIDKSYQKI, from the coding sequence ATGAAGATTCTTTTAATTGAAGATGAACCGGAGTTGTTAAAAAGTATCGGTCACTATCTTTCACAAAATAACTTCCGGTGCGACCAGGCAGATAATATCAGGTTGGCTCAAGCGTATCTCGAGATAAATGATTACGATTGCATTGTGTTGGATATTACCTTCCCCCTTGGGTCAGGCTTTGATGTTTTAAAGAGTTTTGATAGTATAGGCCGACATTGCGGTATTCTTATCATCTCGGCAAAAGACTCACTCGAAGACAAATTATACGGCCTCGAATTAGGCGCAGATGATTACCTGACCAAGCCTTTTCACTTACCCGAATTAGCTGCACGATTATACGCCATACAACGGAGACGTTTTTTTGGCGGAAACGACATTTTGAAACTCGGTGAGCTGATGGTGAATATCAGGGATAAATACGCCAAAACCCAAAACGGCGTAATAGACCTAACCCGCAAGGAATTTGACCTGTTAATGTATTTTATAAGTAACAAGGAAAAGGTTGTTACCAAGCAATCAATTGTTGACCACTTGTGGGGCGAGCATGCATCGATGACCGATAACCACGACCTTATTTATGTGCACATTAAAAACTTAAGGAAAAAACTGGTTGAAAAAGGTTGTCCCGATTATATTTCGGGTGTTTACGGCGTTGGGTATCGCTTTTCTATCGACAAAAGTTATCAAAAGATATGA